One stretch of Aquimarina sp. Aq107 DNA includes these proteins:
- a CDS encoding POTRA domain-containing protein, whose amino-acid sequence MKKILIALIFFVYQGSFSQDALVSELQISGLKRTKESFIRKLVKVKPGSVYDSLRVATDIERLKRLPGIANAEAIVQKNQGSEYQIIYTIEENFTIIPGLSIATDNNGEFAYRVSLFEFNLFGRNQILGGFYQRDVFDSYGGYWEAPYLFTNKFGFGINYKNLVSQEPIFLDNNNTINYKFDTRAFEVNLLYEFNFHHKAQVGVNISNEEYNFIEGDLPSEIPTRLSASKIAYRGEYEYNDIDIDYQYVSGLRSLLDFRFVTGGDGLLDDFFIGRNDFEYFKRVGKLGNWANRLRLAYASNDDTPFAPFAVDNQLNIRGAGNTIDRGTAAIVLNTEYRHTLYEKGWFVVQSNVFIDTGTWRNPGGELVELIDGSTLRFYPGAGIRLIHKRIFNAVFRLDYGYGIGNDATNGITFGIGQYF is encoded by the coding sequence ATGAAGAAAATCTTAATAGCACTGATTTTCTTTGTGTATCAAGGAAGTTTTTCTCAAGATGCTCTAGTGTCAGAACTACAAATTTCAGGACTAAAAAGGACAAAAGAATCCTTTATTAGGAAATTAGTTAAGGTAAAACCAGGTTCAGTATACGATTCTCTGAGGGTAGCTACGGATATAGAAAGACTTAAAAGACTTCCTGGTATTGCAAATGCAGAAGCAATAGTGCAAAAAAATCAAGGCTCAGAGTATCAAATTATCTATACTATTGAAGAAAATTTTACTATTATTCCGGGGCTTAGTATAGCAACCGATAACAACGGTGAATTTGCATATAGGGTATCCCTTTTTGAGTTTAACTTATTCGGAAGAAATCAAATATTAGGAGGATTTTATCAGCGAGATGTGTTTGATTCTTATGGTGGATATTGGGAAGCTCCTTACCTTTTTACAAATAAGTTTGGTTTTGGTATTAATTATAAGAATCTAGTTTCTCAGGAGCCTATTTTTCTTGACAATAATAATACGATTAATTATAAATTCGATACAAGAGCTTTCGAAGTTAATTTGTTATACGAATTTAACTTTCACCATAAAGCGCAGGTTGGAGTTAACATCTCTAATGAAGAATATAATTTTATAGAAGGAGATTTACCTTCAGAAATTCCTACGCGCCTTTCTGCTAGTAAAATAGCTTACCGAGGAGAGTATGAGTATAACGATATTGATATTGATTATCAGTATGTATCTGGTTTAAGAAGTCTTTTGGATTTTCGATTTGTTACTGGCGGCGATGGTCTTTTAGATGATTTTTTTATCGGTAGAAACGATTTCGAATATTTCAAAAGAGTGGGTAAGTTAGGAAATTGGGCTAATCGCCTTAGGTTAGCATATGCTTCTAACGATGATACTCCATTTGCACCTTTTGCTGTAGATAATCAATTAAATATAAGAGGTGCGGGAAATACTATTGATAGAGGGACTGCGGCAATAGTTTTAAATACCGAGTATAGACACACGTTATATGAAAAAGGTTGGTTTGTAGTTCAGAGCAATGTTTTTATTGATACAGGTACCTGGAGAAATCCAGGAGGAGAACTCGTGGAGTTAATAGATGGTAGTACACTAAGATTTTACCCAGGAGCGGGCATAAGATTGATACATAAAAGAATTTTTAATGCGGTTTTTAGGTTAGATTATGGATACGGAATTGGAAATGATGCAACCAATGGTATTACCTTTGGGATTGGACAATATTTTTGA
- a CDS encoding POTRA domain-containing protein — protein MRKRLTLVFLTFCFCFLGNAQKRNISEIVIQGNKKTRTAAIIKLNSVREGEVLDSIKIEEDIKRLKRLPSIAHAYYQVHEKENGYQVVYGVEENFTIIPSANVYTTNNDEFAFRVGLYEFNLLGQNVTLGGFYQDDIYSSFGLNIRAPYLFTNKFGLAFNYQNLTTQEPVFLDNGTADYKYNNTSYEVLGLYQFNFRNRIELGVNYFNEDYTYRNGATGPNVPLDFDVNKVLFKLIYEYNNLDYYFQYVSGFRSVANFQYVISTENVLPDFLIGWNDFMYYHRIGKKGNWASRLRVGLATNDDSPFAPFAVDNNLNIRGVGNTIDRGTGVIVLNTEYRHTLYDKDWFVLQSNVFVDGGSWRNPGGDFGDFGETQNFRVYPGVGLRFIHKRIFNAIFRIDYGYGVTEDATNGFVFGIGQYF, from the coding sequence ATGCGAAAAAGACTCACTCTTGTCTTCCTAACTTTTTGTTTTTGTTTTTTAGGAAATGCTCAGAAAAGAAATATTTCTGAAATAGTAATTCAAGGAAATAAAAAGACAAGAACAGCGGCAATTATAAAATTGAATTCTGTTAGAGAAGGGGAAGTATTAGATTCTATTAAGATAGAAGAAGATATTAAACGGTTGAAACGATTACCTAGCATTGCGCATGCATATTATCAAGTTCACGAAAAAGAGAATGGTTATCAAGTAGTTTATGGAGTAGAAGAAAACTTTACTATAATTCCGAGTGCTAATGTATACACTACTAATAATGATGAATTTGCATTTAGAGTAGGCTTATATGAGTTTAATTTATTAGGGCAGAATGTCACTTTAGGCGGGTTTTATCAAGATGATATTTATAGCTCTTTTGGATTAAATATAAGAGCTCCATATTTATTTACTAATAAGTTTGGTTTGGCATTTAATTACCAGAATCTTACTACACAGGAACCTGTTTTTCTAGATAATGGTACTGCGGATTATAAATACAATAATACGTCATATGAAGTTTTAGGATTGTATCAATTTAATTTTCGAAATAGAATAGAATTAGGTGTAAATTATTTTAATGAAGATTATACATATAGAAATGGAGCTACAGGACCTAATGTGCCACTTGATTTTGATGTAAATAAAGTACTTTTTAAATTAATTTATGAGTATAACAATTTAGATTATTATTTTCAATATGTCTCAGGATTTAGAAGTGTGGCAAACTTTCAATACGTAATTAGTACGGAAAATGTGTTACCAGATTTTTTAATTGGGTGGAATGATTTTATGTATTATCATCGAATTGGTAAAAAAGGAAATTGGGCATCTAGATTGAGAGTAGGTTTAGCAACCAATGATGATTCTCCTTTTGCACCTTTTGCTGTTGATAATAATCTAAATATTAGAGGGGTTGGAAATACAATTGATAGAGGAACTGGTGTTATTGTTTTGAACACAGAATATAGGCATACTTTATATGATAAAGATTGGTTTGTATTACAAAGTAATGTTTTTGTTGATGGAGGTAGTTGGCGAAATCCTGGCGGAGATTTTGGGGACTTCGGAGAAACTCAAAATTTCAGAGTATATCCAGGAGTAGGATTGCGATTTATACATAAACGTATTTTTAATGCAATCTTTAGAATAGATTATGGATATGGAGTTACCGAAGATGCTACTAATGGATTTGTATTCGGAATAGGGCAATATTTTTAA
- a CDS encoding DUF547 domain-containing protein: MKKIIFILTLLMVTVSFSQSTTEFFTKSDAFFKKHVANGKVNYKAIKNDPKELDELLNIAANLSVSKSDAKTFQAFYINGYNLSVIKGVINNYPTKSPLDIKGFFDKKTYTLAGKSTTLNDLENKILRKNFPSEARFHFALVCAGLGCPPIISEAYTPSLLEKQLQRQTTIALNNPNFIKVKGKKVQLSQIFEWYKGDFTQNGSEIDYVNQFRKEKIPANARISYYPYNWSLNVAK; the protein is encoded by the coding sequence ATGAAAAAAATAATTTTTATACTGACTTTGCTAATGGTTACTGTTAGCTTTTCGCAAAGTACAACAGAATTTTTCACTAAATCTGATGCGTTTTTCAAAAAACACGTAGCAAATGGAAAAGTGAATTATAAGGCAATAAAAAATGATCCAAAGGAATTGGATGAATTATTGAATATAGCTGCTAATTTAAGTGTTTCTAAGAGTGATGCTAAAACTTTTCAAGCATTTTATATTAATGGATATAATCTATCAGTAATAAAAGGAGTGATAAACAATTACCCTACAAAATCACCGCTTGATATTAAAGGTTTTTTTGATAAGAAAACATATACTTTAGCAGGTAAATCGACAACATTAAATGATTTGGAAAACAAGATTCTTAGAAAGAATTTTCCATCAGAAGCTCGTTTTCATTTCGCTTTGGTTTGTGCAGGTTTAGGTTGTCCTCCAATAATTTCTGAGGCTTACACTCCTTCGCTTCTAGAAAAACAATTACAGCGTCAAACTACGATAGCATTAAACAATCCTAATTTTATTAAAGTAAAAGGAAAGAAAGTACAACTTTCTCAAATTTTCGAATGGTATAAAGGGGACTTTACTCAAAATGGTTCAGAAATAGATTATGTAAACCAGTTTAGAAAAGAAAAAATTCCTGCGAATGCAAGAATATCATACTACCCATATAATTGGAGTTTAAACGTAGCAAAATAA
- a CDS encoding glycoside hydrolase, giving the protein MKRFFILLISICFLNCSGQQSKINGISFVASPKEINETNIDPVVKVNANWAAVMPFGFVKNLKEPSVVFNTERQWWGERADGAERTIELLTQKGIKVMLKPQIWVWRGEFTGNISMDSEEDWKTLESSYEGFIMLYAKLAQKLNVPILCIGTELHTFVQKRPEYWKQLIQKVRSVYEGKLTYAENWDQFANAPFWNQLDYIGVDAYFPVSESKTPSVEEMREGWQKHKNKIIALQKTIEKPVLFTEFGYRSIHYTGKEPWASDRVKGNVDLKAQNNALTALYEEFWKEQWFAGGFLWKWYHDHDKVGGEDNNRFTIQNKPSEKLIQTLYKDD; this is encoded by the coding sequence ATGAAACGTTTTTTTATACTGCTGATTAGCATTTGTTTTTTGAACTGTTCTGGACAGCAATCTAAAATCAATGGGATTAGTTTTGTCGCATCGCCAAAAGAGATTAATGAGACAAATATAGATCCTGTTGTAAAAGTAAATGCAAATTGGGCTGCTGTGATGCCATTTGGATTTGTGAAAAATTTGAAAGAACCATCAGTTGTTTTTAATACAGAAAGGCAATGGTGGGGGGAGAGAGCAGATGGAGCAGAGCGTACCATTGAATTACTAACCCAAAAAGGGATTAAAGTCATGCTGAAGCCACAGATTTGGGTTTGGCGAGGTGAGTTTACGGGTAATATTTCTATGGATTCTGAAGAGGATTGGAAAACCTTAGAAAGCTCTTATGAAGGGTTTATTATGCTGTATGCTAAATTGGCGCAAAAATTAAATGTTCCAATATTATGTATTGGTACAGAATTGCACACTTTTGTACAGAAAAGACCCGAATATTGGAAGCAGTTAATACAGAAAGTTAGATCTGTTTATGAAGGTAAGTTAACCTATGCAGAGAATTGGGATCAGTTTGCAAATGCTCCTTTTTGGAATCAATTGGATTATATAGGTGTAGATGCTTACTTTCCGGTTTCTGAGAGTAAAACGCCTAGTGTAGAGGAGATGAGGGAAGGTTGGCAAAAGCATAAAAATAAGATAATAGCATTACAAAAAACAATAGAAAAACCTGTTTTGTTTACAGAGTTTGGATATAGAAGTATACATTATACAGGGAAAGAACCTTGGGCTTCTGATAGAGTGAAAGGAAATGTAGATTTAAAAGCTCAGAATAATGCGTTAACAGCATTATATGAGGAGTTCTGGAAAGAACAATGGTTTGCCGGAGGATTTCTTTGGAAATGGTACCACGACCATGATAAGGTGGGTGGAGAAGATAATAATAGATTTACAATACAAAATAAACCATCAGAAAAGTTAATACAAACATTGTATAAAGATGATTAA
- a CDS encoding TetR/AcrR family transcriptional regulator has product MRPVKVEDKQLMEGLNQVFRSKGYEGASLNELAEGAGLKKASLYHRFPDGKKGIGLAVLSYSSDWLHKNLYELLMDKKVLKEERLETTLTRIKELYGDGKETCVLRSLSMESGMEIFGDQIKEEMDRWIRNFTEFGLEFGLSRDQSTRIAKQGLISIQGSLVVANAMSDNSLFLDTLEDIKLKYKA; this is encoded by the coding sequence ATGAGACCAGTAAAAGTAGAAGATAAACAGTTGATGGAGGGCCTTAATCAGGTTTTTAGATCTAAAGGGTATGAAGGAGCTAGTCTAAACGAATTGGCAGAAGGTGCCGGTTTAAAAAAAGCAAGTTTGTATCATAGATTTCCCGATGGAAAAAAGGGAATTGGTCTTGCAGTCTTATCGTATTCTTCGGATTGGTTGCATAAGAATCTGTATGAATTACTGATGGATAAAAAAGTTTTGAAAGAGGAAAGGTTGGAAACGACTTTAACCAGAATAAAGGAATTATACGGTGATGGAAAAGAAACTTGTGTGCTTAGATCCTTATCAATGGAATCTGGAATGGAAATATTTGGAGATCAAATAAAAGAAGAGATGGATAGATGGATAAGAAATTTCACAGAATTTGGATTAGAGTTCGGACTTAGTAGAGATCAATCAACGAGAATTGCAAAACAGGGTTTAATAAGTATACAAGGAAGTCTTGTAGTAGCTAATGCAATGTCTGATAACAGCTTGTTTTTGGATACTTTAGAAGATATAAAACTTAAGTATAAAGCATAA